In Clostridium swellfunianum, a genomic segment contains:
- the ric gene encoding iron-sulfur cluster repair di-iron protein, which translates to MGTFHSSQKIGEIVTKFPKSADILKEYRIDFCCGGDRPLLSAIKEQGLSEPEILDKINNLYEELKNVKTEDRNWIEAPFGELVDHIVNRYHAYLGVELPRISELVTKILRVHGEHHPELSHVHKLFHTLKMELESHVIKEETIQYPAIKEYEKNKTREALERAVNITKELEDEHTGAGDILKELRRVTNDFTAPSDGCNTYRLTYAKLEELENDTFQHIHLENNILFPRLMDLSKN; encoded by the coding sequence ATGGGTACATTTCATAGCTCACAAAAAATCGGAGAGATAGTAACTAAGTTTCCAAAGTCAGCAGACATATTAAAGGAATATAGAATAGATTTTTGCTGCGGAGGAGATAGACCACTCTTATCAGCGATAAAGGAACAGGGTTTAAGTGAACCAGAGATACTAGATAAAATAAATAATTTATATGAAGAACTTAAAAATGTTAAGACAGAAGATAGAAACTGGATAGAAGCTCCTTTTGGAGAACTAGTTGATCATATTGTAAATAGATATCATGCTTATTTAGGCGTTGAACTTCCAAGAATAAGTGAACTAGTCACTAAAATATTAAGAGTTCATGGAGAACACCATCCAGAGCTTTCTCATGTGCATAAGCTATTTCACACTCTTAAAATGGAATTGGAATCACATGTGATAAAAGAAGAAACAATTCAATATCCTGCTATTAAAGAGTATGAAAAAAACAAAACTCGAGAAGCTTTAGAAAGGGCAGTTAATATAACCAAGGAACTCGAAGATGAGCATACCGGAGCAGGAGATATTCTTAAGGAATTAAGAAGGGTTACTAATGATTTTACTGCACCATCAGATGGCTGCAACACTTATAGACTGACTTACGCAAAGCTTGAAGAGTTAGAAAATGATACATTCCAGCATATACACTTAGAGAATAATATATTATTTCCAAGACTAATGGATCTTTCAAAGAATTAA
- a CDS encoding VanZ family protein, whose protein sequence is MKNKKIKWLMVIAWMILIFTFSSQPGDTSEETSQFVIYIFNLLGLDLHGYFGALADFAVRKGAHFTEYLILYMLFYNALSESLNFKKALWFSMVAVFLYACSDEFHQSFVPGRGPAFRDVLIDSSGGFSGLIIIFMKNLISKNRKLTA, encoded by the coding sequence ATGAAAAATAAGAAAATAAAATGGCTGATGGTTATTGCTTGGATGATATTGATTTTCACTTTTTCAAGTCAACCAGGAGATACATCAGAGGAGACGAGTCAATTTGTAATTTATATTTTTAATCTTCTTGGATTAGACTTACATGGTTACTTTGGAGCACTAGCAGATTTTGCAGTAAGAAAAGGTGCTCACTTTACAGAATACTTAATACTGTATATGCTTTTTTACAATGCTTTAAGTGAAAGCTTAAATTTTAAGAAAGCATTATGGTTTTCTATGGTTGCAGTATTTTTGTATGCCTGCTCTGATGAGTTTCATCAAAGTTTTGTACCAGGAAGGGGACCAGCTTTTAGGGATGTTCTCATTGATAGCTCAGGCGGATTTTCAGGGCTTATTATTATATTTATGAAAAACTTAATAAGTAAAAATAGAAAGCTAACTGCCTAA
- a CDS encoding DegV family protein: MMETVIIIDCGTDLPKEYVEKNNVPLLSMTVNFKGNEYKDDLGETLPYEEFYREVRAGEMPSTAQINVYAYAEEFRKHVSQGKAVICPVFSSALSGSYNSANIAKDMILEEFKDADITVIDTKCASLGEGLLAYYAIEMLKQGASKEEIVNWIETNKLKINHWFTVDDLNHLKRGGRVSSTAAIIGTLLDIKPVLHVDNEGRLIPITKVKGRKKSIRALAEELDKRIVNADNQIIFISHGDCLEDAKLLEKLIREKHNVKDVIINPIGAVIGTHSGPGTVALFFLGENR, translated from the coding sequence ATTATGGAAACAGTTATTATCATAGACTGTGGCACTGACCTTCCAAAAGAATATGTTGAAAAGAATAATGTACCTTTATTATCAATGACTGTGAATTTTAAAGGGAATGAGTATAAGGATGATTTAGGTGAGACACTTCCTTATGAAGAATTTTATAGAGAGGTAAGAGCTGGAGAAATGCCTTCAACTGCTCAAATAAATGTTTATGCTTATGCAGAAGAGTTTAGGAAGCATGTAAGCCAAGGAAAGGCAGTTATTTGTCCTGTATTCTCTTCAGCTTTAAGCGGATCATATAATAGTGCGAATATAGCAAAGGACATGATTCTCGAAGAATTTAAAGATGCAGATATAACTGTTATAGATACAAAATGTGCATCCTTAGGAGAAGGATTGTTAGCTTACTATGCTATTGAAATGCTAAAACAAGGTGCTTCTAAGGAAGAAATAGTTAATTGGATAGAGACCAACAAGCTTAAAATAAATCACTGGTTTACGGTAGATGACTTGAACCACCTTAAAAGAGGGGGAAGAGTATCTAGTACTGCTGCTATCATAGGTACGCTTCTAGATATCAAACCTGTGCTTCATGTTGATAATGAAGGAAGATTGATTCCTATAACGAAGGTTAAGGGAAGAAAGAAGTCAATCAGAGCTTTAGCTGAGGAGTTAGATAAGAGAATAGTAAATGCTGACAATCAGATTATCTTTATAAGCCATGGCGATTGTTTAGAAGATGCTAAATTGCTTGAGAAACTAATAAGAGAAAAACATAATGTTAAAGACGTTATAATAAATCCAATTGGTGCCGTAATAGGTACTCACTCAGGGCCAGGAACAGTTGCACTATTCTTTTTGGGAGAAAATAGATAA
- a CDS encoding DUF2512 family protein — protein sequence MKHISDLLIKFIMVTLVLEVILGMMTNLALSNILIISLAVTILAYIIGDLLILPPTNNTTATIADIGLALAVIYMFNFLWNTREISFVDALIAAAVIGSGEWFFHKYVANNVIKKRQYSKQ from the coding sequence ATGAAACATATTTCTGATTTACTTATAAAATTTATAATGGTTACTCTTGTATTAGAGGTAATATTGGGTATGATGACTAATTTAGCATTAAGCAATATACTTATAATATCGTTGGCTGTAACAATTTTGGCATACATAATAGGAGATCTTTTAATATTGCCTCCAACAAACAACACAACTGCTACAATAGCTGATATAGGGCTTGCGTTAGCTGTAATTTATATGTTTAACTTCTTATGGAATACTAGAGAAATATCCTTTGTGGATGCATTGATTGCTGCAGCAGTCATTGGCTCAGGAGAATGGTTCTTTCACAAGTACGTTGCAAACAATGTTATTAAAAAACGGCAATATTCTAAACAATAA
- a CDS encoding helix-turn-helix domain-containing protein — MIFLTTGEKIRSLRKKFDMRQQELEDENITRAFISMIETGKRGLSKETAKHIAESFNKKAESLGVAFNIDETYLLRTPAEDAEVYCLNKLNNNPTKDEIDVIIQITRKHSLTKVEAQAHKVLGDYDFEDKAYVKAFINYMMSLDLYKETEEKAYTSYLFNRLGECKANKFDYLEANSFFGRAYYYAMLYKDSKAEKEAIYNIAANFKKLEKYDEALEYTQRYLELCNKEKELKEYICASVLKANCYRYKQNKEKALKICMDAMAELSDKNNEAAWHLYSNIGLIYLEENDLDTSLEWLDKAEKAAENSCVFNLSLTYIQKSSIFIKNGSYEEGIKFANKGLKLALETSDILTTMKAYRKLIDGYSCIGDFTNLKSTYIKLLDVLKNKEAYKAEVVKIYNKLALLYLEQNDIEMCKKYLQMIS, encoded by the coding sequence ATGATTTTTTTAACGACGGGGGAGAAGATAAGAAGCTTAAGAAAAAAATTTGACATGAGACAGCAGGAGTTAGAGGACGAAAATATTACGAGAGCCTTTATTAGTATGATTGAGACTGGTAAGAGAGGTTTAAGCAAGGAAACCGCAAAGCATATTGCTGAAAGCTTTAACAAGAAAGCAGAAAGCTTAGGAGTAGCTTTTAATATTGACGAGACTTACCTTTTAAGAACTCCAGCTGAGGATGCAGAAGTTTACTGCCTCAATAAATTAAATAATAATCCTACCAAGGATGAAATTGATGTTATCATCCAAATTACTAGAAAACATAGCTTAACTAAGGTTGAAGCCCAAGCACACAAAGTTCTTGGTGATTATGATTTTGAAGATAAAGCTTATGTAAAAGCCTTTATAAATTATATGATGTCCTTGGACTTGTATAAGGAGACTGAAGAAAAAGCATATACATCCTACTTATTTAACAGGCTTGGTGAATGTAAGGCTAATAAATTTGATTATTTAGAAGCTAACTCATTTTTTGGAAGAGCTTATTACTATGCTATGCTTTATAAAGATAGCAAAGCAGAAAAGGAAGCTATCTATAATATAGCAGCAAACTTTAAAAAGCTTGAAAAATATGATGAAGCTTTAGAATACACACAAAGATATTTAGAGCTTTGCAATAAAGAAAAAGAACTTAAAGAGTATATTTGTGCCAGCGTGTTAAAGGCTAATTGTTATAGGTATAAGCAAAACAAAGAGAAAGCTTTAAAAATTTGTATGGATGCTATGGCAGAGCTTTCGGATAAAAATAATGAAGCAGCTTGGCACTTATATAGCAATATAGGATTAATATATCTCGAAGAGAATGATTTAGATACAAGCCTTGAGTGGCTTGATAAAGCAGAAAAAGCAGCAGAAAATAGCTGTGTCTTTAATCTGTCTTTGACATATATACAAAAGTCATCTATATTTATAAAAAACGGATCATATGAAGAAGGCATAAAATTCGCTAACAAAGGCTTGAAGCTTGCGTTAGAAACTAGTGATATATTGACAACGATGAAGGCATATCGTAAATTAATTGATGGGTACAGTTGTATAGGTGACTTTACAAATTTAAAGAGCACATATATTAAACTTTTAGATGTATTAAAAAACAAGGAAGCTTACAAAGCTGAGGTTGTTAAGATATATAATAAATTAGCTTTATTGTATTTAGAACAAAATGATATAGAGATGTGCAAGAAATATCTTCAAATGATATCATGA
- a CDS encoding Crp/Fnr family transcriptional regulator, translating to MKNTEQFSCAECTGKYCARKAPIFSVLDNLQLSDVMSMIQRRRYKKGQVIFFEGDVSDKFYIINMGKIKIYKYNKEGKEQILYILSEGDFIGYLSLLKKGKVDFNAEALEDVSVCILTKDDFDKIVKKTPEISLRILENLHDRLVSLENLVQTLSTKDIETRIAALLRNFVKDFGREEEEGTVIDLPLSREEMANYIGVTRETMSRKLTAMEEEGVIELVGNKKVVIKDAEALEEMS from the coding sequence ATGAAAAATACAGAACAATTCTCTTGTGCTGAATGTACAGGAAAATACTGCGCAAGAAAAGCACCAATTTTCTCAGTACTAGATAACTTGCAGCTTTCTGATGTAATGAGTATGATTCAAAGAAGAAGGTATAAAAAAGGCCAGGTTATCTTCTTTGAAGGAGACGTTTCAGATAAGTTTTATATTATAAATATGGGTAAAATTAAGATATATAAGTATAATAAAGAAGGCAAGGAGCAAATACTATACATTCTTTCTGAAGGGGATTTTATAGGGTATCTAAGTCTTTTAAAGAAGGGCAAGGTTGACTTTAATGCGGAGGCTCTTGAGGATGTTAGTGTTTGTATTTTAACTAAGGATGATTTTGACAAGATAGTTAAGAAAACTCCGGAGATAAGCCTTAGAATTCTTGAAAATCTTCATGATAGACTGGTAAGCCTTGAGAATCTGGTTCAAACTCTAAGCACCAAAGATATAGAGACTAGAATAGCTGCTCTTCTAAGAAACTTTGTTAAAGATTTTGGCAGAGAAGAAGAGGAGGGTACAGTAATCGATCTTCCGCTTAGCCGTGAGGAAATGGCAAATTATATAGGGGTAACCCGTGAAACAATGAGCAGAAAGCTGACTGCCATGGAAGAAGAAGGGGTTATTGAGCTAGTTGGTAATAAAAAGGTTGTTATTAAAGATGCTGAGGCATTAGAAGAAATGAGCTAA
- the cls gene encoding cardiolipin synthase yields the protein MVFTFRSWPLWLFILYAVISVIIIILERKRPEKTIAWLLVFVLLPPFGLILYIFLGRNWKRHKLTEDFSPYVRDLIYRVINRIENPEYIPLIELLAKNSDSPLFVDNDITLFKNGNEKFKSLKDEIKKAKHHIHLEYYIVKSDAIGTEIKDLLIEKAKEGVSVKFIIDRVGSIKMKNSAIRELRAAGIDVIQYSYFLAPLLRAINTQINYRNHRKIVVIDGHVGFIGGINIGDEYLGKGKLGYWRDTHIMVKGDFVLGLQAVFLDDYFTIKRISGDYFLNKDDFKSYFPEPIKSNKQIMQLVKSGPDSEFPAIMQGVLKMITMAKKNIYITTPYFVPTESIMEALKMAALSGVDVRILFPGRYDHVLVYLASRTYLAELIRCGAKVYFYSKDSFIHSKVMTIDSKISTIGTANMDIRSYELNYEINAVIYDDAKTKELENQFFADLDKSIEISIEDFDNITRFHKILEATARVFSALL from the coding sequence ATGGTATTTACATTTAGAAGTTGGCCCTTATGGCTGTTTATTTTATATGCAGTTATATCTGTAATAATTATCATACTAGAAAGAAAACGGCCAGAGAAAACTATTGCCTGGCTTTTAGTTTTTGTATTACTTCCACCCTTTGGTCTAATTCTGTACATATTCCTTGGACGAAACTGGAAGAGACATAAACTCACAGAAGATTTCTCACCATATGTTAGAGATTTAATCTACAGAGTAATAAATAGAATTGAAAACCCTGAGTATATCCCTCTTATAGAATTATTAGCTAAAAATAGCGACTCTCCCCTTTTTGTTGACAATGATATTACACTCTTTAAAAATGGAAACGAAAAATTTAAAAGTTTAAAAGACGAAATAAAAAAAGCAAAGCACCATATACATCTTGAATATTACATAGTCAAAAGTGATGCTATTGGAACTGAGATAAAAGACTTGCTCATTGAAAAAGCTAAGGAAGGCGTCAGTGTAAAATTTATTATTGATAGAGTCGGTTCTATCAAAATGAAAAATAGTGCTATAAGAGAACTTAGGGCAGCAGGTATAGATGTAATTCAGTATTCATATTTTCTTGCCCCTCTTTTAAGAGCTATAAATACTCAGATAAACTATAGAAACCACAGGAAAATTGTAGTTATAGATGGTCACGTAGGCTTTATTGGCGGCATAAATATTGGAGATGAATACTTAGGAAAAGGAAAGCTTGGATACTGGAGAGACACTCACATAATGGTAAAAGGAGATTTTGTTCTAGGACTTCAGGCAGTATTTCTTGATGATTACTTTACTATAAAAAGAATTTCAGGAGACTACTTTTTAAATAAAGATGATTTTAAAAGCTACTTCCCAGAGCCTATAAAATCCAATAAACAAATAATGCAACTGGTTAAAAGTGGACCTGATTCAGAGTTTCCGGCAATAATGCAGGGTGTTTTGAAAATGATAACCATGGCAAAGAAAAATATTTATATTACAACTCCATACTTCGTTCCTACCGAAAGTATTATGGAAGCACTTAAGATGGCAGCGCTAAGTGGGGTAGATGTTAGAATTCTTTTCCCCGGAAGGTACGACCATGTTTTAGTTTACTTGGCTTCCCGGACCTATCTCGCTGAACTTATTCGCTGTGGAGCTAAAGTATATTTTTATAGTAAAGATTCTTTTATTCATTCTAAGGTTATGACAATAGATAGTAAAATTTCTACTATTGGTACAGCTAATATGGACATACGAAGCTATGAACTTAACTATGAAATAAATGCAGTTATTTATGATGATGCTAAGACAAAAGAACTTGAAAATCAGTTTTTTGCAGACCTAGATAAAAGCATAGAAATATCTATTGAAGACTTTGATAATATAACAAGATTCCATAAAATACTTGAGGCAACTGCTAGAGTTTTTTCTGCTCTTTTATAG
- a CDS encoding pyridoxal-phosphate-dependent aminotransferase family protein → MKVPYIMTPGPTQVRENVRLARALETTNPDLDIQFYDFYKETCERIGSFLNTKNEVRILSGEGILGLEAACASLTDKGDRVLVIDNGIFGEGFADFVTLYGGEPVFFKGDRQRKIDVEALEKFLEKDSNFKYATVVHCDTPSGVLNEVDKICPLLKDKGILTVVDSVAAMGGEEFRVDNWKIDIALGGSQKAVSAPPGLTFLSISDDAFVAMENRKAPIASFYCNLLVWKDYYDKKWFPYTQPASDIMGLRAAIDNILEEGKDNLLRRHEKIASAVRAAVEKAGLSLYIKEGYSNTVTVIEVPNGIDDKALIDYMLDNFGILIAGSFGYLNGKVIRIGHMGENARADKISYTLVSLQKSLDHFGVELERNMSQVFLEYSI, encoded by the coding sequence ATGAAGGTTCCATATATAATGACACCAGGACCAACTCAGGTAAGAGAAAATGTAAGACTTGCAAGGGCACTTGAAACCACAAATCCTGATTTAGATATTCAGTTTTATGATTTCTATAAGGAGACCTGCGAAAGAATAGGGAGTTTTTTAAATACTAAAAATGAAGTTAGAATATTAAGTGGAGAGGGTATACTTGGCCTTGAAGCAGCTTGTGCTTCCTTAACTGATAAAGGAGATAGGGTATTAGTTATAGATAATGGGATTTTTGGAGAAGGTTTTGCTGACTTTGTTACCTTGTATGGGGGAGAGCCAGTATTTTTTAAGGGAGATAGACAAAGAAAGATAGATGTTGAAGCACTTGAAAAGTTCCTAGAGAAGGACAGTAATTTTAAATACGCTACAGTAGTCCACTGTGATACTCCTTCAGGGGTGCTAAACGAAGTAGATAAGATATGTCCTTTGCTTAAAGATAAGGGAATATTAACTGTAGTAGATAGTGTTGCAGCTATGGGTGGTGAAGAATTTAGAGTTGATAATTGGAAAATTGATATAGCTCTTGGTGGCTCCCAAAAGGCAGTATCAGCCCCACCAGGATTGACCTTTTTAAGCATTAGTGATGATGCTTTTGTAGCTATGGAAAACAGAAAGGCACCTATAGCTTCATTTTATTGTAATTTACTAGTATGGAAGGATTACTATGATAAAAAGTGGTTTCCATACACTCAGCCAGCAAGCGATATTATGGGACTTAGAGCAGCTATTGATAATATACTTGAAGAAGGTAAAGATAACCTACTAAGAAGGCATGAGAAAATTGCTTCTGCAGTTAGAGCTGCTGTAGAGAAAGCTGGGCTTAGCCTGTATATTAAAGAAGGATATTCCAATACAGTAACTGTAATAGAAGTTCCAAATGGAATAGATGATAAAGCACTAATAGACTATATGCTTGATAATTTTGGAATATTAATAGCAGGTTCTTTTGGCTATCTCAATGGAAAGGTTATTAGGATAGGTCATATGGGTGAAAATGCGAGAGCAGATAAGATAAGTTATACATTAGTTTCACTTCAAAAGTCGCTGGATCATTTTGGGGTTGAACTCGAAAGAAATATGTCTCAAGTATTCTTAGAGTATAGTATTTAG
- a CDS encoding uracil-DNA glycosylase encodes MINIDEIKNRIKTIAENYKDEPTGGYISGDGPIPADILFVGEAPGKTEVEEGKPFVGMAGKTFEGYLKTIGLTRDIVRITNTCFFRPITIKEGKNGRTSVSNRPPKQSEVNLFKEVLDDEIALVNPKIIVTLGNVPLKRLTEFISIGECHGELYFNEKLGKHIFPMYHPSSLTYNRSEDFHEAYEEDWIKLKEALKSLE; translated from the coding sequence ATGATAAATATTGACGAAATAAAAAATAGAATCAAAACCATAGCTGAAAACTATAAAGATGAGCCTACTGGCGGCTATATATCCGGTGATGGTCCAATACCCGCAGATATTTTATTTGTTGGCGAGGCTCCTGGAAAAACAGAAGTTGAAGAAGGGAAACCTTTTGTAGGTATGGCCGGAAAAACCTTTGAAGGGTACTTAAAAACTATAGGCTTAACTAGGGATATCGTAAGAATAACTAACACCTGCTTCTTTAGACCTATAACTATAAAGGAAGGTAAAAATGGGAGAACTTCTGTAAGCAACAGACCTCCTAAGCAATCTGAAGTGAATCTATTTAAAGAAGTTCTAGATGATGAAATAGCTTTAGTTAATCCGAAAATTATTGTAACTCTTGGAAATGTTCCTTTAAAAAGATTAACTGAATTTATAAGTATTGGAGAGTGTCATGGAGAGTTATACTTCAATGAAAAGTTAGGAAAACATATTTTCCCTATGTATCATCCATCTTCTTTGACTTATAACCGAAGTGAGGACTTTCATGAAGCCTATGAAGAGGATTGGATAAAACTAAAAGAAGCTTTAAAATCCCTTGAATAA
- a CDS encoding flavodoxin family protein — MKVLLINGSPRAKGCTYTALCEIARELEKDNIETEIFHVGSKPIRGCMACGGCSKNDSSKCVFDDDTVNIALEKAKEADGFIFGSPVHYAAASGQITSFLDRFFYAGSGFQYKPGAAIVSCRRGGATAAFEQLNKYFTIANMPIVSSQYWNMVHGNTPEEVQQDLEGMQIMRTLGKNMSWLLKCIEAGKNAGVPLPEKEPRLVTNFIR, encoded by the coding sequence ATGAAGGTACTACTTATTAATGGAAGTCCACGAGCTAAAGGCTGTACATATACTGCCCTATGTGAGATTGCAAGAGAATTGGAGAAAGATAATATCGAAACTGAAATTTTTCATGTTGGAAGCAAACCTATCCGCGGCTGCATGGCATGCGGAGGCTGCTCAAAAAATGATTCCTCAAAATGTGTATTTGACGATGATACTGTAAACATTGCTTTAGAAAAAGCAAAAGAAGCTGATGGTTTTATCTTCGGCTCACCAGTTCATTATGCTGCTGCTTCTGGTCAGATAACTTCATTTTTAGATAGATTCTTCTACGCTGGAAGTGGCTTTCAGTATAAACCTGGTGCAGCAATAGTTAGCTGCCGCCGTGGTGGAGCAACAGCAGCTTTCGAACAGCTTAATAAATATTTTACTATTGCTAATATGCCAATAGTATCCTCTCAGTATTGGAATATGGTTCATGGAAATACTCCTGAAGAGGTGCAACAGGATTTAGAAGGAATGCAGATTATGAGAACCCTAGGTAAGAATATGTCATGGCTTCTAAAATGCATTGAAGCTGGTAAAAATGCAGGTGTACCCTTGCCTGAAAAAGAACCTAGATTAGTTACTAATTTTATAAGATAA
- a CDS encoding PAS domain-containing protein, whose protein sequence is MENNLNLKALLEQNSLNSIKNEVLFVVDSNDIITDIESASSFILGINPEDMIGKKFSSYLIDEYIDFSFFDSMLPKDKVTLTFKAEYSFTHVDISYQHLLDAENNIIGAYGSIVDISNYIEYKKRFDMINKLLDNSKDIVYQYQIFPEQKFTYISKSLEAVLGHSLETNYNDPTHVFKITHPEDLELLMNKSTGNVDFSKPIITRWQHTDGHYIWMEDYAIPFYDNRGNLLSVQGICRDISQRVELEEKLNHYKRTSA, encoded by the coding sequence ATGGAAAACAATTTAAATTTGAAAGCTTTATTAGAGCAAAATAGTCTTAACTCTATTAAAAACGAAGTTTTATTTGTTGTAGATAGTAATGATATAATTACTGATATTGAATCTGCATCAAGCTTTATATTAGGTATAAATCCAGAGGACATGATTGGAAAGAAATTTTCATCTTATTTGATTGATGAGTATATAGATTTTAGCTTTTTTGACTCTATGCTGCCAAAGGATAAAGTTACCCTTACCTTTAAGGCAGAATATTCCTTTACACACGTTGATATAAGCTATCAGCATTTATTAGATGCTGAAAATAATATCATAGGTGCTTATGGTTCAATAGTTGATATTTCCAATTATATAGAGTATAAAAAAAGATTCGATATGATAAACAAGCTTTTAGATAATTCTAAGGATATAGTTTACCAATATCAAATTTTTCCTGAACAAAAGTTTACATACATAAGCAAATCCCTTGAGGCAGTACTAGGTCACAGCTTAGAAACAAATTATAACGATCCTACTCATGTATTCAAGATAACTCATCCTGAAGATCTTGAATTACTTATGAATAAATCAACCGGTAATGTAGATTTTTCAAAGCCTATTATTACTCGCTGGCAACATACTGATGGACATTATATATGGATGGAGGATTATGCTATTCCCTTTTATGATAATAGGGGAAATCTGCTTTCAGTACAAGGTATATGTCGTGATATTAGTCAAAGAGTAGAACTTGAAGAAAAGCTAAACCATTATAAAAGGACGAGTGCTTAA
- a CDS encoding FprA family A-type flavoprotein: MLNKIEVAKNSYCVGKIDDRDVPFHRLMLTKGTTYNAYLLDTDKATLIDTVDISFGMEFVKHLETIMDLQKLQYVVINHVEPDHAGAIGALMNKAKNAIIVTTELGKKFLIGMFKIKEDRFHIIRDGETLDIGGKTLQFFETPFLHTEETMVTYCIEDKILYPCDQFSTHIANYELFNDLAKEDITEDFKVYYKLIMHPHRPYVRAMIDKIKNLEINMICPSHGYVLRKDVQKYIDLYDELSQVELSTDKKALIVFSSMTGNTSKVAQGIKEGLVEMGVETNVVNIKSADLNTILDLAKEASAIIIGSSTKYGDMIGNIEDTIKEIIKLDLSEKLVTAFGSYGWSGEAIEIINDYLRNTNATLLDTSYMIKATGDDHIKLPLRVNFAPEEQMKAQCVDTGIAIGELLVK, translated from the coding sequence ATGTTAAATAAAATAGAAGTAGCTAAAAATTCTTACTGCGTAGGTAAAATTGATGATAGAGATGTTCCATTCCATAGATTAATGCTTACTAAAGGAACAACATACAATGCCTACTTATTAGATACAGATAAAGCAACTTTAATAGATACAGTAGATATATCCTTTGGTATGGAGTTTGTAAAACACTTAGAAACGATAATGGATTTACAAAAGCTTCAATATGTAGTAATCAACCACGTTGAGCCAGACCATGCAGGGGCTATTGGTGCTCTCATGAACAAAGCTAAGAATGCTATCATAGTAACAACAGAACTAGGAAAGAAGTTCTTGATAGGAATGTTTAAAATTAAAGAAGATCGGTTCCATATAATTAGAGATGGAGAAACTCTTGATATTGGAGGAAAAACCCTTCAGTTCTTCGAAACTCCTTTCCTTCATACAGAAGAGACAATGGTTACTTACTGCATTGAAGACAAGATACTTTACCCATGTGACCAGTTTAGTACACACATCGCAAATTATGAACTGTTTAATGACTTAGCAAAAGAAGATATTACAGAGGATTTTAAGGTATACTACAAATTAATCATGCATCCTCATAGACCTTATGTCAGAGCTATGATAGACAAGATAAAAAACCTTGAGATCAACATGATTTGTCCTTCACATGGATATGTACTAAGAAAAGATGTCCAAAAGTATATAGATTTATATGATGAATTGAGCCAAGTAGAATTATCCACAGATAAGAAAGCTCTTATTGTATTCAGTTCAATGACAGGTAATACTTCCAAGGTTGCTCAAGGAATCAAGGAAGGTTTAGTCGAAATGGGCGTTGAAACAAATGTAGTTAATATCAAAAGTGCAGATTTAAACACTATTCTAGACTTGGCAAAGGAAGCTTCAGCAATTATCATCGGAAGCTCTACAAAATATGGCGATATGATAGGAAACATTGAAGATACCATAAAGGAAATTATAAAACTTGACTTGTCTGAAAAGCTTGTAACAGCTTTTGGTTCATATGGTTGGAGCGGCGAAGCTATAGAAATAATAAATGACTATCTAAGAAACACTAATGCAACCCTTCTTGATACTTCTTATATGATAAAGGCTACTGGAGATGATCATATCAAACTGCCACTAAGAGTTAATTTTGCTCCAGAGGAGCAAATGAAAGCTCAATGTGTAGACACTGGAATTGCAATTGGAGAACTTCTAGTAAAATAG